A genomic region of Colletotrichum destructivum chromosome 5, complete sequence contains the following coding sequences:
- a CDS encoding Putative START-like domain superfamily protein, producing the protein MESIRQRIQIPDSIKQIPDQLKPKSPKALDKGADSIPTSLTPTPVSPPLATPSHGDLGAVLTIACATPIAAKPTTVLATVLNPATYPTWNTFVPRATVSRPSGLAVPPMLSGEPSIAKLQPGELLLEGTHVTFEVHMTLDPAKTTINQALVVTKLEEFTRADADANGETHRGRKSYRVCWKTGGLVPPFVLKSERVQEFLETEDGTGTEYRCWETFYGPFAQVLRFTMVSQLETGFAAWMDGLKNHLEGRTAQAPAAAAAAAAVAAPATTPAAAPAAAPAVAAAS; encoded by the coding sequence ATGGAGTCCATACGCCAGAGAATCCAGATCCCCGACTCCATCAAGCAGATCCCCGACCAGCTCAAGCCCAAGTCCCCCAAGGCCCTCGACAAGGGCGCTGACTCCATCCCCACCTCGCTCACGCCCACTCCCGTCTCACCGCCGCTGGCGACCCCGTCCCACGGagacctcggcgccgtcctgACCATCGCCTGCGCGAcgcccatcgccgccaagcccACTaccgtcctcgccaccgtCCTCAACCCGGCCACCTACCCAACCTGGAACACCTTCGTCCCGCGCGCCACCGTCTCCCGCCCCTCGGGCCTCGCCGTGCCGCCCATGCTCTCGGGCGAGCCCTCCATCGCCAAGCTCCAGCCGGGCGAGCTCCTGCTCGAGGGCACCCACGTCACCTTCGAGGTCCACATGACGCTCGACCCGGCCAAGACGACGATCAACCAagccctcgtcgtcaccaagCTCGAAGAGTTCACCcgtgccgacgccgacgccaacggcgagacCCACCGCGGCCGCAAGAGCTACCGCGTCTGCTGGAAGACGGGCGGCCTCGTGCCGCCCTTCGTCCTCAAGTCCGAGCGCGTCCAGGAGTtcctcgagaccgaggacGGCACCGGAACCGAGTACCGCTGCTGGGAGACCTTCTACGGGCCCTTCGCCCAGGTCCTGCGCTTCACCATGGTCAGCCAGCTGGAGACCGGCTTCGCCGCCTGGATGGACGGCCTGAAGAATCACCTCGAGGGGAGGACGGCCCAGgcccctgccgccgccgccgcagctgcTGCCGTAGCTGCTCCCGCGACCACtcccgccgcggcgccggccgcggcaccGGCCGTCGCTGCCGCTTCGTGA
- a CDS encoding Putative stress responsive alpha-beta barrel, translating to MAGRIHRVTMFKIADEGQRQSLIEQYKILGENQKKDGKPYILSMVVGPAIDDPRSQGYTVVCKTEFASLDDMRYYDDECAAHGAIKVFVKENVNVTGIMSVYFEPQAVAQL from the exons ATGGCGGGCCGGATCCATCGCGTCACCATGTTCAAGATTGCCGACGAGGGGCAGAGACAAAGCCTGATTGAGCAGTACAAGATCTTGGGGGAAAACCAGAAGAAG GACGGGAAGCCGTACATCCTCTCCATGGTCGTCGGccccgccatcgacgaccCGCGCAGCCAGGGCTACACCGTCGTCTGCAAGACCGAGTTCGCCTCGCTCGACGACATGCGatactacgacgacgagtgCGCCGCTCATGGCGCCATCAAGGTCTTTGTCAAGGAGAACGTCAACGTCACCGGCATTATGTCCGTCTACTTTGAGCCTCAGGCCGTGGCCCAGCTGTGA
- a CDS encoding Putative PAS domain, signal transduction response regulator, receiver domain, CheY-like superfamily, which yields MHPPPLLGVGVVDLLESDPRPTFVVALQASLEDPAHAEVVYSNPALARKPALSDVLVSLSSRDHTRFRDWITAQDVNPSHSFQYSHHLWTRNTVLSKWVVVSSNDFSISSGPLKKTRLDASRGRETGSGILHPRISTVPSMSSPEFLEEDGSPNPRIVRAATEPPLVLPEFMPDQEPFLDMVDSIDWSATPLGPMDRWPSLLHQSYSQILCNSQPTAIYWGSKFTTVYNEAYGEMIGARHPDLMGHSVTEVFPEIADQLTDMMKNPGQSRRANNEEVFRFFVKQRDSPPLETYLKWSIVPVVQNNECLGFIHLISDTTLYHLFRRRIQMLVDMGEELGTAKDVKSYWSKLIEELSECDPAYDIPLAMLYSIACDGSSDSGSEPRHECNHVCRLEGALGVPENHPIMPETLRLKETDAGLAPQFRAALRSQGPLIISTSDGSLSKELLNGLQWRGFGDACEAAIVLPIRPTKEEEVMGLLVLGLNPRRPYDDAYTLYIQLLAQKLATSLACTVLLEEERRRGRNAAEQAAYDQAMLKEKLAYQTKEATEYTRLFQSVSDFIPNGFSIGDHQGNITFANSLWYRITGYPDASAKDRGSFSCVLEADREKIREAYKELRTKDEVEFEFRVRGTEHTNNMLARRSPFKADLYGDLDDDLERHVMAQARAERATDGTIIRTFTCLTDITAHKRTADEATRRAQQAENLKRMAELATVGMFDMDTGGRLLGANNVFFELCGINKVDPMQHEVRPWELSVVQDDLPNLSESVTRLVSEKKPQTAEIRLKTTWTAEDAGGNQITAPRWVNATLMPVCNSDGIVQSFTGCVSDVSLQKWQLELETQRTEEAIDSKRQQDNFIDMTSHEMRNPLSAIVHCSDAIIASLARCEELVNQPPGPKVPTATEENGDRHFDVKQLLSDSIENAETIVACAQHQKRIVDDILTMSKLDSKLLAVTPCTVNPVQIGEEAIKMFDVEARRVDIDLKMTVDKSYKELGHVYLDLDPSRVKQVLINLLTNALKFTKSGSIRNVSVCMKASRERPTDETSPVTFIPRSCKEESEYEQPALDSRTDPVYIMFEVKDTGQGLSEDEKSNLFNRFVQASSRTHVKYGGSGLGLFISRRLTELQKGAIGVASLPGVGSTFAFFIEAYLPTEASRREAESAAAAVRMTTLATAANTPLSVPRARPPTNEQRTPSSRPKLKSHHSRLDGILVVEDNLINQQITRRGLQDRGYTVDVANHGIEALERLMQSMALQRHEEQEYFTHSTSNSRGPPVCINMILMDIEMPVQDGLTCTRRIRELEREGRVFCGSGGRIPIIAVSANARPEQMQDAKNAGCDDVLVKPYRMPELIEKMQVVVRRMGGLLLGSPVL from the coding sequence ATGCATCCTCCCCCGCTCCTCGGTGTGGGCGTCGTTGATCTGCTCGAGTCCGATCCTCGACCGACCTTCGTCGTGGCGCTTCAAGCTTCGCTCGAGGACCCTGCccacgccgaggtcgtctaCAGCAACCCGGCCCTCGCAAGAAAACCAGCCCTTTCCGACGTCCTCGTGTCTCTCTCGAGCCGCGACCACACGAGGTTCAGGGACTGGATCACCGCCCAGGACGTCAACCCCTCTCACTCCTTTCAGTACAGCCACCATCTCTGGACTCGGAACACCGTGCTCTCCAAATGGGTCGTTGTAAGCTCCAACGACTTCTCGATCTCGTCAGGGCCGCTGAAGAAGACACGTCTTGATGCGTCGAGGGGGAGAGAAACCGGCAGCGGGATCTTGCATCCGCGTATTTCGACTGTCCCATCCATGTCTTCGCCAGAGTTCTTGGAAGAAGATGGTTCGCCTAACCCTCGAATCGTTCGAGCGGCCACCGAGCCGCCCTTGGTCTTGCCAGAGTTCATGCCGGACCAGGAGCCCTTTCTTGACATGGTCGACAGCATCGACTGGAGTGCAACTCCCCTGGGACCCATGGACCGATGGCCATCCCTGCTCCATCAGTCGTACAGCCAAATTTTGTGCAACTCCCAGCCTACGGCCATCTACTGGGGCAGCAAGTTCACCACAGTATACAACGAGGCCTATGGGGAGATGATTGGAGCTCGTCACCCCGACTTGATGGGCCATTCCGTAACCGAGGTGTTCCCCGAGATTGCAGATCAACTCACAGATATGATGAAAAATCCCGGACAGAGCCGGCGGGCTAACAACGAAGAGGTGTTTCGGTTTTTTGTCAAGCAGCGCGACAGTCCGCCCCTGGAGACATACCTGAAATGGTCCATTGTTCCCGTTGTGCAAAATAACGAATGTCTCGGCTTCATCCACCTGATATCAGATACGACGCTATACCACCTGTTCCGCCGACGGATCCAGATGCTGGTGGATATgggcgaggagctgggcaCCGCCAAAGACGTCAAGTCGTACTGGAGCAAGCTGATCGAAGAGCTTTCGGAATGCGATCCTGCATATGACATACCGCTCGCTATGTTGTACTCGATCGCATGCGATGGTTCATCGGACTCGGGAAGCGAGCCGCGACACGAGTGTAACCATGTTTGTCGCCTGGAGGGCGCCCTTGGGGTTCCGGAAAATCATCCCATCATGCCCGAAACCCTTCGACTTAAAGAAACCGACGCAGGCCTAGCGCCACAGTTCCGAGCCGCCCTGCGCAGTCAGGGACCACTGATAATCAGCACATCAGACGGCAGTCTATCAAAAGAGCTACTGAATGGCTTGCAGTGGCGTGGTTTTGGCGATGCCTgcgaggccgccatcgtcctGCCCATCCGACCcacgaaggaggaggaggttaTGGGGCTCCTGGTGTTGGGCCTCaatcctcgacggccttaTGACGATGCCTACACTCTCTACATCCAACTCCTTGCACAGAAGCTGGCAACATCGCTGGCATGCACGGTCTTactggaagaagaaaggcGCCGGGGAAGAAATGCAGCTGAACAAGCTGCCTACGACCAGGCCATGCTGAAGGAAAAGCTTGCATATCAGACGAAGGAAGCAACGGAGTACACACGGCTGTTCCAGTCAGTTTCCGACTTCATACCTAACGGTTTCTCGATTGGTGATCACCAGGGAAACATTACCTTTGCCAACAGCCTTTGGTACCGTATAACAGGATATCCTGATGCCAGCGCTAAGGACAGGGGCTCTTTCTCTTGCGTGTTGGAGGCAGATCGAGAGAAGATCCGTGAGGCGTACAAAGAGCTGCGGACAAAGGATGAGGTTGAGTTCGAGTTCCGTGTGCGAGGGACTGAACATACCAATAACATGTTAGCACGGAGATCCCCCTTCAAAGCCGACTTGTATGGCGACCTGGACGATGACTTGGAGCGACATGTCATGGCGCAGGCCAGGGCAGAACGAGCAACAGATGGGACCATCATTCGAACTTTTACTTGCCTTACTGATATCACCGCCCACAAGCGGACTGCCGACGAAGCCACTCGAAGAGCCCAACAAGCGGAGAATCTGAAGAGAATGGCCGAGCTTGCCACTGTCGGGATGTTTGATATGGATACCGGAGGACGCCTTCTCGGCGCAAACAACGTCTTTTTCGAATTGTGTGGGATAAACAAGGTGGACCCAATGCAGCACGAGGTGCGGCCGTGGGAGCTCTCGGTGGTCCAGGACGACCTTCCGAATTTGAGTGAGAGCGTGACCCGGCTGGTGTCGGAGAAGAAGCCTCAGACGGCCGAGATTCGTCTCAAGACCACATGGACGGCCGAAGACGCTGGAGGGAACCAGATCACAGCGCCGAGATGGGTGAACGCGACGCTGATGCCGGTCTGCAACTCGGACGGCATCGTCCAATCGTTCACTGGCTGTGTCAGCGACGTCTCGTTACAGAAATGGCAACTCGAACTGGAGACACAACGGACCGAAGAAGCGATCGACTCGAAGCGGCAACAGGACAACTTCATCGACATGACGTCTCACGAGATGCGCAATCCGCTCAGCGCCATTGTCCATTGCTCCGATGCCATAATTGCCTCTCTCGCGAGAtgcgaggagctcgtcaaTCAGCCACCCGGTCCGAAGGTCCCCACAGCAACCGAGGAGAACGGCGACAGACATTTCGACGTGAAGCAGCTCCTCTCGGATAGCATCGAGAACGCCGAGACCATTGTTGCTTGTGCTCAACACCAGAAAAGGATCGTGGACGACATTCTGACCATGTCCAAGCTGGACTCGAAGCTCCTGGCCGTCACTCCCTGTACGGTCAACCCGGTGCAAATTGGGGAAGAAGCCATAAAGATGTTCGATGTGGAGGCACGCCGCGTCGACATTGATCTGAAGATGACTGTCGACAAGTCATACAAGGAACTTGGGCACGTCtatctcgacctcgacccgTCTCGCGTCAAGCAGGTGCTCATCAACCTGCTCACAAACGCGCTCAAATTCACAAAATCGGGATCCATCAGAAACGTCTCGGTCTGCATGAAGGCGTCCCGGGAACGGCCGACGGACGAAACGTCTCCGGTAACGTTCATCCCCCGATCCTGCAAGGAGGAGTCGGAGTATGAGCAGCCTGCCCTCGACAGCCGCACAGATCCGGTATACATCATGTTCGAGGTCAAGGACACTGGCCAGGGTCTGTCCGAAGACGAGAAGTCCAACCTCTTCAATCGGTTCGTACAGGCGAGCTCGCGGACCCATGTCAAGTACGGCGGCTCGGGGCTCGGGCTATTCATCTCGCGGCGGTTGACGGAGCTGCAAAAGGGAGCCATCGGCGTGGCCAGCTTGCCAGGAGTGGGATCCACattcgccttcttcatcgagGCATACTTGCCGACGGAAGCGTCACGGAGGGAAGCCGAGTCtgcggccgcggccgtaAGGATGACGACTCTGGCCACAGCGGCCAACACCCCACTCAGCGTCCCCCGTGCCAGGCCCCCCACGAATGAGCAAAGGACACCTAGCTCGCGGCCGAAGCTCAAGAGCCACCACAGCCGACTTGATGGCATCCTGGTCGTGGAGGACAACCTAATTAACCAGCAAATCACTCGCCGAGGCCTCCAGGATAGGGGGTACACCGTCGACGTGGCCAATCACGGAATCGAGGCCCTGGAGAGACTCATGCAGTCCATGGCTTTGCAACGCCACGAGGAGCAGGAGTACTTTACCCACAGCACGTCGAATTCTCGGGGGCCACCCGTGTGTATCAACATGATACTCATGGACATTGAAATGCCGGTACAGGACGGTCTGACTTGCACACGGCGGATCCGAGAACTGGAGCGCGAGGGGAGGGTGTTTTGTGGCAGCGGCGGAAGAATtcccatcatcgccgtcagCGCCAACGCGAGGCCAGAGCAGATGCAAGACGCTAAGAACGCGGGGTGCGACGACGTGCTTGTCAAGCCCTATCGGATGCCGGAGCTCATCGAGAAGATGCAAGTGGTGGTCCGGCGGATGGGAGGTCTCCTACTCGGCTCGCCTGTGCTGTAA